From the Mya arenaria isolate MELC-2E11 chromosome 17, ASM2691426v1 genome, the window AAGGCATGGGTACCAGTATATTTGTCTGACTTTCAGTTCAAACAACAGGCCGCCTACAGTATCAGCAAAGCAGCACTGGACCAATTCACGGGCATTCTAGCATAACAAAATTGTGTTAGAATGTGAATGGGCAGAATATTttggtcaagtttgataacgaGCCATGTCGCCTCAGTCAAAACATAGTTTTGACCcttgaattgaaaaaaacacacacactatttacAGTGTCCGCTCTCTAAATTTGGCTCAACTTATCACTAAACGTAGATGTCCTAAAACTAGGACGGGGGTATTTCGTGACATTTGCCGCTCTTGTTTGGGGATTAAAAGGCATTGTTTTAACTCTGCAAAGGCATGTGTACCAGATTGTTTGTCCCATTTTCAGTTCCCACAACAGGCCAGTTACAACATCAGCAAAGCAGCACTGGACCAGTTCACGGGCATCTTAGCTAATGGTTGGTCAATTTCATATTGAAATTGAACATTGGAGTTTTCAAATCAGATAAtcaatcattattttgtaatgaagaATCTTAACACATTTGATGCACATGGCATGACGTGCAGTTGTTACCACGTCGATGCGTACACTGGCACCACCTCTCCCActtgttgttatattttcagaGCTTGGTGAACATGGCGTCAGGGTAAACTCCGTCAAGTAAGTTATATTATTCATAGACTTTATTTTTCACACATACCCACCCCcagtttgtatatgttttaaccGAAAATATTTTCTAATCGGTTAATTAAATTACATCATTTCGCCCTAGCTtgtcaatatacatgtagattcACTCCCTGGAAAAGTTGTGTATATAACTGCTAAACTCTAATatatctaataaatatacatgatatactTTTGTTGACTATAATTTTATATCTTTAAGTCCTGGGTTGATCCGGACGGggatttatttgaaaagtggTATGAACCAGGAGACATACCTCCAGGTAGGACACTTCTAGCAATTTTCGATTTCAACttctaaatttattttcctGAGCTTTAAAAAGGCGGtatctaacaatccttgatacaCTCACCtagtttgtatataatatatatatgcactgtgttctttgtggagttttgtgcaaCAGTAACcatgaccttgactctaggggCCGTAAACCCAATACAAGAAAGGTTTCCATAATTTTttcccatataccaagtttggtaacaatatgtcaaccctaactaaagttattaatTTCCAAATGGTAATCTATTTTAGTACTAGTGACTGTTACCTTGACAACTCTcggggccccaaacacaatcccatgaaaggtctctaaaaTCTCTTCCTATATACGTAGTTAGGTCGTAATATGGCTTTTGCAAaggttattcagtaccaaccatgTTTTCTATTTACGtgacagtgacattgaccttggtcCTAGGGGCACCAAACGCAATCCCGTGAAAGTCTCCCTAGACACGTCCAATATGTCAGACCTATTAAACTAAATTTATTCAATACCATTGGTGAGTTCAACGCCGTAAAATATATCCCAAAACTCTTCGTATATAAAGTTTGGTAAAgatatgtcaatcctaactaaagctATTCGGTTTCAaccattttcctatttttagtaacaatgaccttgaccttaacccAGGGGCCCcgaatgcaatcccatgaaaattTTCAATAACCCCTTCATATTAATTGGAGTAAGTGGAACTTCTAACTGGCCCTTTAGGGTTGACCTGATGCCAACGCAGACGCGAGTAGTAGTGCGAGAAGTAAGCCTCCTTATTATACAAtaagtcgagctaaaaatgacatGGGGAGTTTTgtccatgggatgttttgtcctaaatcaagggccataatttgtattttgtttaacatgGAGTTATGAAAGCTTATTGGATTATGAGTGTCAAGAATGGTGTGAAGTTTGAAGTAAAtggaatgaagggtattggtgCTATTAGTGCAAATCCCAATGTGCGCTCAAACTTTAACCTAACTTCCATATGcatcaattttatttacatcGTAAAACATAAGCCAACTGACCAGCTCATTCCTACATTCCGCAAACTTGTGAGGTAATAATACTAAACCGAACTTCGTATTTTAAACTGGACtacttcatttttattttccagtttTTAGAGGACCAGAAGCAGAAACAGGCCTTGGGGCGTGTCGGGGAACCAGACGAGGTTGCCAAGGCAATTACGTTCCTCGCTTCCGACCAGGCGTCATTCACTTCTGGTCAAATATTGTACGTAGACGGCGGTCGCCACAAGAAACCAGCAATATAACATATGACTGGATAATGATTGACAAGCGGCTGATATTTACAGGTCCATTACCAGCAGGCGAATATGTGGAACTCTTGAAAATTAGTTTCCATCAGAAGTGAAATCATCTTTGGATAAATGCAATaatcatagaaaatattcaGACAGAAGTTGCTTCTTTGATTCACTAAATTTAAGTATATGTAAGTTTGAACAAAAACTGTTTGCTAAGTTCATTGTTCATTGAAATTGGTTATATTAACTACATGCATACAATCATTTACATCTACCATGTGGTCAAGAATTGGATTGCAACCCTAGATTTTGATCTTGTacatttacatttgaatttgagGAGAATCGTTAGAATGAATTCCCTAAAAGAACTTAACCTCTGGTTTCCCCTTCTCAAATGAAGTTGAGAACatgaaaatgtatgtgtttgtcaatgttttgctttcaattttgtaaatggtattaaacagaacaaaatttccttttccaatttttatttggttttgattttACAAGATACATGGCATTAAGCACTTTTCTAACAGATTAAAGTCCACTTATGATTATTAAATTGTCCGAATGTcacaatattataaatagaaAGCTGAAGTCTTGCTGAGGCTGGAGTCTAAGATCCCGTGCCGGATGGTCTGAAAAGTAAGgttcaaatatgttaaaaatatataatgaactGTAAAAATCACATGACAATTTGATCagctttaaacataataaaaaaaaataaataaaaaatattcaaatattgaattcTGCACTTTGTTTAAGCTAACAAGATggttaacgacatcgttgttaacatgTTAACTAAAGTATTTCATGATGTGcccatatatttaaataaagcaagtACAGCTGAGACAGATGGCTCAAAGTTGTGacaaatactgcagatcacaagtgtatccaagaaacttccagagcagtaaagatttgaaaggtAACAACAATTATGTTAACAAAGTTGTTTACTTTGACAAAGTACTGAACAACTGGCCTAGTGTGCACATCAAATTGTATGGGGCATATGAATTCTGCCTGgcatgaaatgaaattgtctTTCACAATTCTCGAGTGTATGTACAGCTGAAATGTGGCCAATACCATCTCAACACGAACAGCaatgaaaacatatcaaatcCAGTCCATATCATTTGGAAAAACACTAACCACATTTCTCAGTAGAATGATGAAACAATGTCATAAGGTACGTTTAAACTGGAGTTGAAAGTTGGTATAATTTCATATACAACAGCATTCAGTGATCTTTttagatacatgtacaataacatTATCATAACGATTTAGTAAATTTACTTTGCCCATTCAACATTCAAGATAAGATGGTCGTATCCGAAGCCCGACACCCCTGCTATAGCCCTGGCAGCATCCTCACGCCGGTGAAAGTTGATAAAGGCAAAACCCTGTAAATGAATAGCAAGACATATCAATACAGTAATGTTGTTCTGTGAAAAATGGATGATATGACTTTCTGTATCTAAAATTGGTCTGAAACAGGTTGGTAGTTCTTGTCTATTTTTCATAGTCGGTAGCccgtattcaatatacattGTAGTTATTATTGTCAGTAATCCCGTTTCCTATATTGGAGAATTACTTTTACAGTCCCATCAAAACACTCAAGAGTCTACCATTTAAATTGAGTTAAACCTATGATGGTTATTGAGTAGGAATGAATTTAGGACCCAGGATTTTAGCTAGGGATGCcaagtatacatgtaaataacagGGTTAGATGCCGAttctaaactttttttttttgtcttcaattAAGAAACATGCAAATATGGCTGCTTTTTTTCAAGCATCAATTTCCAGATCTGGACAATGAGTAtttcatacataatatttttttcatttgtctttGAAACTAACTACTTTATTAATTATCCTCGAATGCAAAATTTCTATCCAACTGAAGGTACACCTTGTAGATTTAGAGCAGCTTTGTACCTTAGACTGGCCAGTGTTTTTATCCTTGGCCAGGTATATTCTCTGTATGGGACCAAATGGTCTGAACAGTTCCTGTAGATCAGACTCCCTCGTATCCTCTGACAGGTTGGTCACTCGTATAGTTGCAGATTCATCTGGAATAGGAATATAGAGCCATAGGAGTCAACACGGGCTTTAATTATTGTCTTATACAATGGCACTCTTATGTCACTTCTTTGAAAtgatacaaattgtaacgctgaattaaatttatcaataccTGGTACTTCTATAACATACAAGTCGTTTCACACcacaaaacacaattttatgTAAAGCCTGAAACAAAGTAATGCATTCCTTTATGAATCAATACCTCTAGTAGACTTCATAGTCTCTCCACGGCCCTTGCCGGCTCCATCTCTCATGCTGGGGGGCACATACTTGCCCCCGGGCTGTTTCGATGCGGCTCCAGGGGCTGGGGCAGCTCCAGGGGCAGCTCCAGCCTCTTCATTCTTCTTGTCACCTTCCAGAGACTCCTAcaagaaatgaaaattgttttcaacTTTTTGGTGGCcacaaatattaataacaattacCTATCAGCATATATTTAACAGTTTTGAATCCTTTGCAAGCAAGGACCAGTTTTTAATTCATCAGAGATAATAAGTTTttcgttatttaaaaaaatattttcttactaTTTTCAAGCAAGTTTATAGGCTTTCAGTATCAAagtctgtcttgttttcataACTGATAATATTCCCAGCCACTACCCTATATACCTTACCTGTATGGGAGTAAAAGTGACCCTGTAAGGACAATTGTGTTCTAATGTTTACCCAAACACACCATACACAACTTGACATACCTTGTAGTATGTGTCTATAATTATAACTAAATACCACTTATGTCCTTGGATCTTTGTCCTGTACCTATATTAGAGTGAGTAAATCCTTGTATGGATACTTGGTGTTTTCAGGTTCGCCTGTACAGATCCTACATGATGGATTCTTATCTAAAGACATTTCCGGCCATTACCCTTTACCCCATACCTGTATTGGAGCGAGTGTGTCCTTGTATGGACACTTTGTGGTCCAATGGTCACCCTTACAGATCCGACACGACACCAGCTTCTGGCTCTTCAACTTGGCGAGTGGATCCTCTGTCTCCTGGTCCTGGTTCTTGTTCTGAGAAATGGTaaccattgatataaaataatgatcTGTCACCACAAAAATTAGCTAAAACCGAAATCACATCTATTGCCATAAAATGAACGCAGAACATGATAGACGTTTTCTTTTTTGTGTAAACTAAATTTAATAAGAAATTGTTCAATGGGTTAATCTGTCAATACCACGGTCCgtttaaatacttatttgaaaGATAAGAATTTTCAGAAGAATACAAAATACACAGGGCTCATCCTACCAGGCGACTTAGGCGATTAAGTCACCCTGCCCGCGGCGTCTTCGCTATTTTCCAAGAAGTCTTTGATGAATGTATGACCTAAATGACACAATAATCGACATGTGGTCGAAGAGTATGATAAATTCTTcacaaataaattcattaagGTCCTTACCTCCTTATTAAGGATGATCTGCATGTTGATCTCCTCCACCTGAACAATAGTGTTGGCAGGGTTTGGGCCCGGGGGATCCTGCTCAGCAGCTCCAAACTTACGCAAAGCCTACAATATCAGGGCAGATAAGATTAAAAAATCATCCATTCTGTAAGCAACattagttttattgaaataaggataacatttatcaataaaacagtaTGTCACAATGATTCGAAATTaaatagtttagtttaaatGCACACACAACCTTCcataattttatgaaagtattaagtgtgttttttaacaGAATCATAATATTCTCAGATATAAGACAGACTAACACATGAAAATAGAACTATTTAGCATTTAACTCATTACCTTTCTTCTAGCAATAGTTTTTGCAGCTTTCCTTCTTTCAACCTTGTATGTCTTGACTGTCTGCAATTCAACATTAaaaagagctgtcaaagtaatTAACAATTGCCCCCCTAATTCCAGCCAGTTCAATGGATTACGCAATTACTAACAGGTCTACTTTAAGGAAGAACATAACTATAAGCAAATTCCAGATCCCATGATGGTTAACCTTAAGTGTGGAGAATTGATGAAGTAAGAGGTAAGAACATAGGTCTTGCACACAACAAGTAATCTATATATAGCAAACATGTGCCAAGAAGTTTTTAAATTCCTCTGTGCATGACAAAGTATCAGCCCACACATAGCCAACTTTACATTATGTGCAGTATTCCATGAGTAACTAAACACTTCAGAAGACAATAGCATTGCAGTCAAACTGTTGATGTTATTTCCTTTAGTGTTTCAAGTATTTAATTTAAGCAGCACATAAATGAACTAAATCTTGCAATAATGGCACTTTGAGTagtttctgtgtgttttttagGAAATTTCAGGATTTGCGGGGGGTTAAGGGGGCCGCGAAAGGCCCCCTTACAGGTCCATGGCAGAGCCCTTGTGGGGGTTCAGAGGGGGCGAGGTCCCCTGAAGCTCTTGGGGTTTAAGCATcttaagagccttaaattgcatttaattagcactttgtaacataatattttgttgtacatgaagcacaagatattagcaaattgttattctattgacaaaatatatggacaagtatataaatcagtgttttttttaggcctgatttGGGGCCGAAATTCGGCCCCATTCCCCTCtccaaaaagtatatatttttcccctatttcagtaaaaaaaatcccCTCCCGACGATGTCAAAATCGTCCTCTAAAATAACTTTGCCGATCGTAATTACGGCACTTTTCAATACGGTAAACGCAGTTTGGCGCCGCATTTTACACGTAATGATCATACGTGCTAGTCTCCCTTGATTGATCGGTATCGTTCAAGCGCTCggaaaattaattatattacgATTATACGAAAAAACAAGCGTCCCGTCAatcttcaaaatcaaaatgtcgCACAACGCGAAATTTTACACCAAAAAGATTGAATGATCTTATGAATTCCCTCTGTACGCCTTCTAGGAATAAACTACGGGGCAACACACTTGACAGTCTTATAAGAATATGTATGAGAGTGCCAAAAGAACTGTCAGCAGGGGACATTGACAACATAATCAACCTTTACAATATGAAACAAAGAGATATTGCTTTGTAGATTGCTTTCACTTTGATCTTgttatgtatatgcatatgatCAATTTATTAAAGAGGAGGGCAaagctttaatgatttttgcatttatacattttcccCTTTTTGCCCTTTTACGACGCGATTTTCCCCTCCTGACGGGCCCTGGCCCCATTCCcctaaaagtgaaaaaaaacactgtaaataaaaaaaattgaaaatattgctAAACAAGCgacataaattattatgtta encodes:
- the LOC128223027 gene encoding eukaryotic translation initiation factor 3 subunit G-like isoform X1, translating into MPSVDDSKPISWAEQVEAGEDGSLPPATEDFDEHNNLKTITEYKYNEGGKMVKTVKTYKVERRKAAKTIARRKALRKFGAAEQDPPGPNPANTIVQVEEINMQIILNKENKNQDQETEDPLAKLKSQKLVSCRICKGDHWTTKCPYKDTLAPIQESLEGDKKNEEAGAAPGAAPAPGAASKQPGGKYVPPSMRDGAGKGRGETMKSTRDESATIRVTNLSEDTRESDLQELFRPFGPIQRIYLAKDKNTGQSKGFAFINFHRREDAARAIAGVSGFGYDHLILNVEWAKPSGTGS
- the LOC128223027 gene encoding eukaryotic translation initiation factor 3 subunit G-like isoform X2, whose amino-acid sequence is MPSVDDSKPISWAEQVEAGEDGSLPPATEDFDEHNNLKTITEYKYNEGGKMVKTVKTYKVERRKAAKTIARRKALRKFGAAEQDPPGPNPANTIVQVEEINMQIILNKENKNQDQETEDPLAKLKSQKLVSCRICKGDHWTTKCPYKDTLAPIQESLEGDKKNEEAGAAPGAAPAPGAASKQPGGKYVPPSMRDGAGKGRGETMKSTRDESATIRVTNLSEDTRESDLQELFRPFGPIQRIYLAKDKNTGQSKGFAFINFHRREDAARAIAGVSGFGYDHLILNVEWAKPSGTGS